The DNA window GGGGCAGGTGAAAATAGCTGCAGCGGATTCTCGCCGGTTCCCAGCTCCTACAGATGACTCATCCCGTGAGAGGGGTAAGGTAGGATAATCAAACCTGATATCATCCTGTCCTTTCGAATATTTAAAAAACGGGCAGCCAAAATTAAACACAGTGGCTGCAGTAGCCTGCCCTTCCAAGAAGGGGGGAAAGGTAGACTTAAAAAAACAGTAATCGAAAAGTACCTGTGGCACTTTACCAAAATATATTATCAGCGTTTGACCGTTTTGCAAAGCGTTCACCCGTTGCTGCACCGTATTAAGATCAGGAATATTTTCTGGTCCTCCGAGAAAAAATACCCGTTGGCTGATACGGTATTGTGCGTGAAAGGCCTTGAAAGGTTGTGAGGGAGCGTCTGTTCCCTGTAGTAAATTCCAGTTTTGATCATTAACGAGATTTTGGCAGATGTTCCATTGTGTCAGTGATTCTTCCTGAAATAGCAGTAATACGCAAGGCAGCTGCACGGAAGGCATCAGATCCTGTGCATCCTGCGCAAACGAAATGGATGCACAGAGATTATATAGTGGTCCTGCACTTTCACCGAGGGTGCCGATGCCGTATACCGAACAAAGATTGAGTAAATTGTTATCGATCCTGCCAGCCAGGTATTGCACAATCTGCAGTTTCACCTGGTAGGGAGAGTTGTTTAATACCTGCAGATCAAAGGGCGACAGTGTGACAGGGGTTGGGCAAAAGTAGGAAGACCGATGTAGGTATACTCCTTGCTCCTGACCGTACACGTTTAATCGGGTGGCTTTTTGTGTATTTACATTTATAAACTCTTCCTCTCCCAAATACCAAAGGTATGGCTGTAACTGCATGAAGTATTGCACACGGCAGGCTTGTATGGCTGGTAGCTGGTCATGGCGTTCGTCTTCATCAAAACCACCTGTCAGCCCAAAAAAGATTTCCTGCGGGATATTGGTAATGACATCAATGACCTGTATGTTATTACTGTCGTTAGCTGACAGTAATTTAAATGGTTGGTCCAGCGCCACAAATTGCGGCATTAACAACTGCAATGTATCAATCAGTATTAGCCTTTCCTCTTCGCTACGGTAATACAGACAGAAACTATATAGTATGTTTTCACTATAGCTGACCAGTCTTTTTACAATATTCACACAGGTAGCCTGGTGCCCGAAATTGCGGCTGCCTGTAATGAGTATTCTTATTTCCTGTTGTTGATCAAGAAATGCTTCAATATCATCCAGCAATCCATCAAATATCTCCTGGTTGGAGTCCTCTGATGCGTCCGATAGGCTATCTATTTCTTCAGAAGTCATAGTTAACGATTTATAGTGTTAATCATGTCTGTATTAAAATTATGCTTTGGCATACATGGCGTACCAGCCCAATCCTGAGGCTTTTCCGCCGGCATCTGGGTTGCCGAAAAGATAAAACAGCGTATTGCCGTTGGGAGGTATCTTTAATAATCCCAGGAAACGTAAGGCGATATCTGTAAACAATAAAAGGAAGGATTCTTTGTCCAGGATATATAACAACCGTATCTGCCCGATCGACAGTTTCATCACATTCTGCAAACTGATCATCCTGGCTCCGCTTTCAGTACCTGGCAAAGAAATACCAATAGCCGTGTTGAATCCTGTATTGATCACACTATCAGGTGACCAAGCTACCAATAGCCAGGAGTTGAGATTGATCTTACCGGCCAGCTCACCGGGACTGCCCATGTTCAGTTTCATGCGTAGCCCCCACCAGGGTTTACCTGATACGCCGTTCATACGCAGGTCCGGCAGCACTTCCAGATAACCGCTTTCCTTGGGTGTGGCCTGATCTGTGCCAGCTACCAGTGAATCCAGGTCCAGCAACAGATTGTTGTATAAACTGTTTCTTCTGGCTGTACTCAAAGAAAGATCGAAGGCTATTTCCGAAGCATTAAACACCAGCGTGCTGATAGCAGGGTTGGCAGCTGCAAAAGTCATCAGCAGGCCAAGGTTGGAGAAATTAAGTCCTTTGCGCAACAGGTCCTGTTCCGGTAAATTTCCAAAGGAGAAAATGTCAAAAGGAGCACCCGTGTCCGGATCTTTGAGCGGATAATAATCAATGAAACCAGCTATCGAAAACCAGCAGGTGGTGATGGCATCGTTCCTGCCGGAACGGGTAGACATGGTAACGTTGTTGACTTCTATTTTTGAGATGATATTACTGTCGAGATAGAATGCATCATCACTGCGGCTGCTGAGGATATATAGCGGCACCCCGTTGGTGATCTGCATGGTGCCGGTGAGTAATACATTCCTGTATATGTTTTCGGGGTCGCGCATTCGGCTTACGGGCGAACCGAAAATTTTATTGAGAGTCAGCTGGGCATTGCTTTCGAAGCTCTTTACCGTTGTATTTTCAAACAGCACTTTTAATGATAACAGCCGGTAGTTATAGTCCTCATTGCTGGAAGGGGCAATGGTTTTTACCGGTTGTACATCCCGGAAATCGGGATCTACATAGTAGATCAGGCCGAATATAGAAGATGGTTTGTCTACTTCAGGGCCGTCAGTCCCTTTGCGGACGGGGCTGATATCTATTCCCAGGTGGTGTACATTAAAACCGGCAGGGTAAACAATCCCGGCCAGCATCCCGCTGAGGTTGACCGGTACATGGGTTACATCTACACGGAGAAACAGCACACCTGTCCAGCTATCAGATTGTGCGATGTCATTGAACCGTTTGAAATAAGGGTTACCGGTATTAGCGGCAGCCTTTTCGAAATAAGTTTGCAGCCATTGAGAAAGGATGGTCAGCTCAGCTTCGTCATCGTTGCCGGAGATGGTGGAGGGGATGGCGAAATCCCTGGCCTGTGTCCATTTCAGCGGATTAGCCACCAGGCTGTTCTCCGGTTTTTTAGCATCATATAATTTACCTTTACGGCCTTTGATGATGATCACGTTACGATAGTCGTTGTACCGCTGATTCAGGCCGGTATTGATCTTCATGCCCCAGTCGTTGATGCTCATATCATTCTGGAAATTGCCGGTATAACTGTTATTGGCAATAACGAGCATCACTTCGCTGGACTGAAAGGCCGTTACCAGCTGATCTGCCGGTTTTATGAAGGAGAGTGTGTATTTGATATTGTTGTCGATGTTCCAGCCCAGCAGGATCTCATTCCATTTGGGAGTACCGCGGCCTGGAATGGGTGTTATATCGACAATTATTCCATCGGGAGTGGTATCTTTTTTCTTATCCTCGCCGGGGTTACCTGGGGGCGCGGTACAACCGGCAATGATCTTTCTCCTCATCGGAGCTATGATTGTTTTTTCAATATCGTTGACGGTGGCTGCCGGCATGGTACTACCGGTCTGGATCATGCCAGCGTAAGGAAACATGGGGAAGAACGCTTTCTCACACGACATAAAATCAAATCCTGGTGCTGTGTGTCCCAGCAGGTCGTTGAACTGTGGTTCTATCAGCGCATCCATTCCATAGAATGCAGCACCATCGGGTTGGGAAACGTACATCAGTTTGTTGCCCGAGTTGTTGACGAGCATGGCCCAGGAAGTACGGAATTGTGTATTTAGCGGTGATTGGTTGAAGTCTGTCGGAGCTGCTACCGGAGAGGCAGAAGGGATCGGGAATACAGGAGCATAAGCCGGTTTGCGGGATAAGAAGCGTAGTACATCTCCTTTTTGACTGGTTGTTTGTGGTGTAAAGTTGAAAAACTCTGTGCCAGACATACCACAAAGCAGACAATGGTTGGAAGCGGTTTGCGTGGCCGGTATTGTAATGATGAAGTCTCCTTCCGGGCAGAGATGAAATTCATCGAAAGCATTAGCATTACGGTCACTCAGACTGAATACCAATCTCGCATTGTACGCAGCATTGGCAGGCGTACCCGGTATCAATACCAGAATTTGCCCGAATACGGTGGTAAAGTAGCTGGTTAAGGCAACATCCTGCTCCAGGAAGTTCTTACCGGTAAAGTCAAAAAATGTTCTTCGTGTGGGATAGGCTGTAGCGATGCTGCAATCTTCAGTATTGCAGGGATCAAATACTTCATTCCAGGTATCGGTAGCGTCCAGGGTGATATTAAACCCGATGTATTCGGTAGGTCCTATATTGGGGTTGGAAAAAGGCATCCATTCGGAGCGGGTTTTGGTGACCCCGTCTGATGGTATCAGCAGCTGGAATCCCCATTGCAGGTTAGTGAGCAGGGAGGTGCGTTCAATAAAACCAGTAAACTGTACACAGCCACGATAGCTTCCTATACAGGGTATGGCAGCATTCACTACTTTTTGCATCTGCGGGGTGCTGGGGCCGTCGAAGGCCAGCCGGCCGTTATCCAATAGGAGATTGTTGCCATCATCATCCGGCCTGATATTAACACCACTGCTGATCACAAAATTAAGGGAAGGCGTAAGAACGAGATTGACGGAGGTATCGAAGATTGCGGAGTTGCCGTTTGCCGTAAACCGGCCGTTATACACCACATCTACCAGCTGCATATCCGGTACCCAGAGAAACTGCCGTGTAGTGCCTACGATATTAAATATCTTCTCCAGGAACTTGTCAGCATCGTCTTTGTTTTTGAGATCAGGTCCTTTGGCACCTATTACAAAGGAGCCGGCCCAGCTGTTATTGGTGAGTGCCTCGCTGAGGCTGATCACGTCTTTATCTGGTGGGGTGTCTGGTGTGACAAAGGCCATGAAGCCCCTGTCGTTTGCTGCGTCAATGGCAACAAACAGTTTATCCGTCAGCGTTTTCCTGAAGTCCATCAGTATAAAAAATTGATATGTAGGGGGCTGTACAATAGTATGTACAGCCCCGGATTAGTTTTCATCAGGGGAATTTCCTGTCTGAGAGGATGTTCAGCGTGCTCAGGAGGGCGCTGTAAAGGTAAAGGTGCAGGCCATAGTGGTGAGGGTATTGGGTCTGCCGCCTCCTGCCCATCCGCTCATAAACAAACCGATGGTGTAAGTAGCTCCACGGCCGATGGTGATGCCATTGATATAGGCACTGCCTCTGGCCTTGTCTACCTGAATGTTGTTACTATAATCCGGCTGACGGGTGTAGGAAGCTTGTGATGATTCCCATACGCCGATCCAGGCGCCATTTGTTTTAGGAAATACTCCCGGAGGCAGAATAAAATCAGCGGTCAGAGAGTTACCGCCAATATAACCCACCTTCACGGAAGAAGAGAAGGGTGCTATTGGATCTCCGCCAATGGCAGGCACAAATGCGGTAGCACAAACGTTACCGTATTTCTGTTGACCGGAACCCAGTTCCGGGCCTACTGAATAACCCAATACATAGCTGTACAGGTCGAGGTTGAGGCCTTCAAAGATAGCATCACCGTTGGGGGTGTCTTTGTCTATTTTTTTAGTCTTATAGGCAGGACTGTCCCAGGGAATGGTTTCATCCGCGTTTTGCCAGATGGAGACAGTGTTTCCGTAAGTGGAGGGTTTGTTGCCAGGGAGGGTGTCAAAGTAAATGGAAACAAAGTTTTGTCCCACCTGACCTATGCCCAGGGTAATCCCTTTACCAGAGACGGCCTGAACACGAATAGAGTCTTTGGCCAGCTGGGCCTTTTTCTGCTCCAGGGTTTCCTGTGTTAGTTCCATGATTAAGATAGTTTAGTTGTGAGAAATAAAATATTCCTGTTTGTTACCAGTTTACGATGTTGTGAAATAGAGCATGGCGGCGGCATTGCAAATACACTGTGGCCAATTGGATGATCCTAAAGGCCCCATGAAATAGATAAGTGTATAAGCTGCGTTCGGGTCAATAGTTACATTGGTGATTCCTGCAGAACCCTGGCTGGCGTTGCTTGTGATCACGGTTTGCCCTAATGGCGGTACTGCGAAATAGGGAGAAGCAAATCCTTCCCATAGCCCTACCCAGTTCTGATAGAACCCGGGTAGATAACCAGGTAATGTCACGTAGTTCAACGTGATCGAATTGGTGTCCACTCTGCTTATGGAAATAGTAACAGTGTACGGGACTATTTCCATATAGTCTACAGATAGGATCTGGGCACAAGTGCAGATATCCGATATCATGTTGCCTACACCATAACCCAGGGTATAATTGGTTGGCTTTATAGTTAAACCGTGGATTACAAAATCACCTTGTTCATTGTCACCCGGGACAAGTACATGCTTTATTGGAGTTATATTCCAGGGTATCGTTGCAGAGGGCCACAGCGATACATAGTTCTCATATAAATTAGGCTGGTTACCAGGTAAGCCTTTGTACTTGACAGCGATGGTGTCAGCTGTAACATCCTTTACTTCCAGGGAGCAAGTATACAGCTCAACAGGGGTAGCTATTATTTTACCTGCCTGATATGACATCTTTTTGAAGTGAAAAATGGGGCCATGCTGGTTATCTGAGGTTGTTGCAACATACTATTGGTGACAGCTATTCTGAAGAAGTCTAGCAACTAAAACCATGAGCCTGTATACGAAAGAAGATTATAGCATACAGGCTCCTTTTTATGAAGTTAATACATTATTCAAATAAAAAAGCGGAGTTTCAAAAAAAAATATAGTCCACATGACCCGAGTGTGGATGAGGCTTGCTACTGGTGTGTTGAGATATGTTGAGTCTGATTTTATTTTGATTATGTTAGAAATCCTTATAGTATTATAGTTGCTCTACATATCCTTTGAAGGTGTTTAATACACCTGCACAGAATTCCTGTTGTGCTTCTGCCGGCATGTTGGCATCCGGTTCAAAGAGCTCCGTGATTTTTACGCCGTTTTCGGCGACTTCAAACAAGTCAGTTGTTTTTCTGCCATCAGTAGTGGTGTAGCTGAGTTTCTTGTACAGGACCACTTCATCGTAAGCTCCTTCAAAGTTGAAACCATCGCTGTCATCTTTTGCTTTCATTACAAAAAGGAATCTGCCACCAGGACGAACATCGTTCTCTGCATGTGGTGTATGCCAGTCATTCGATGGGGTGTTCCAGTTTCTGATGTGTCCGGGATCTGTCCAGCAGGCCCATACTGTTTCGATCGGCGCCTGTACCAGCGTTGTTGCGGAAATTAAATGCGTGTTCATATATTAAAGATATATTTACTAAAGTACATGTTTCAATCTGAAAATCCAGGGTGGGATACGACAGAAAAAGGGGCTTTAACGACAACACTATAACAAGACCAGGCCTTTCCATGACAGGAAAGGCCTGGATAAGCATGGCGGAAGGAAAGATTATTTTTCAACGAATATTTTAATGTTTTCCAGCGCGTTGATAGCCGCAA is part of the Chitinophaga flava genome and encodes:
- a CDS encoding SRPBCC domain-containing protein — protein: MNTHLISATTLVQAPIETVWACWTDPGHIRNWNTPSNDWHTPHAENDVRPGGRFLFVMKAKDDSDGFNFEGAYDEVVLYKKLSYTTTDGRKTTDLFEVAENGVKITELFEPDANMPAEAQQEFCAGVLNTFKGYVEQL